A window of Pusillimonas sp. T7-7 contains these coding sequences:
- a CDS encoding TIGR03862 family flavoprotein: MPKMCKYSSSLAVAVIGGGPAGLMAAQTLARAGICVDVYDAMPSVGRKFLLAGRGGLNLTHSEASTAFRARFGARTAQVSSWLDGFDAQALRDWAHGLGIETFVGSSGRVFPKEMKAAPLLRAWLQRLRASGVALHARHRWQGWSDEGDLRLDAPSGQVTLRPDAVVLALGGASWARLGSDGSWQTALTRKGADIVPLQPANCGFLADWSSYFSDRYAGEPMKSIAMAPPGQPMRRGECMVTSDGLEGGVVYAWSSLLREALLAKGVALVHIDLLPGRDLAYVQQEVGHPRGSRSWSSHLGSRLGLKGVKLSLLRECLPKEEFEQPAMLAAAIKQLPVRLHGMRPLDEAISTAGGVSFDSLDGNQMLRIAPGVFCAGEMLDWEAPTGGYLLTACFASGHAAGLGALRYLGLRS; this comes from the coding sequence ATGCCAAAAATGTGCAAGTATTCGTCTTCTTTGGCCGTTGCGGTGATCGGCGGCGGCCCAGCTGGGCTGATGGCTGCACAGACCCTGGCAAGAGCTGGCATCTGTGTCGATGTCTATGACGCCATGCCCTCGGTAGGCCGTAAATTTCTGTTGGCGGGCCGTGGCGGCCTGAACTTGACTCATAGCGAAGCGTCAACGGCATTTCGTGCGCGCTTCGGTGCGCGTACAGCGCAGGTGTCGTCGTGGCTGGATGGCTTTGACGCACAAGCATTGCGTGACTGGGCTCACGGCCTAGGCATAGAGACCTTTGTGGGCTCATCGGGTCGCGTCTTTCCCAAAGAAATGAAAGCGGCTCCCTTGTTGCGCGCCTGGCTTCAGCGGCTGCGGGCCAGCGGCGTGGCATTGCATGCGCGGCACCGCTGGCAGGGCTGGTCCGACGAAGGTGATCTGCGTCTGGATGCGCCGAGCGGCCAGGTTACCCTGCGGCCTGATGCCGTGGTGCTGGCGCTGGGTGGTGCAAGCTGGGCGCGTTTGGGTTCAGATGGCTCATGGCAGACGGCATTGACCCGCAAAGGGGCCGATATTGTGCCCTTGCAGCCGGCCAACTGCGGTTTCCTGGCCGATTGGAGCAGCTACTTCTCGGATCGCTACGCGGGCGAGCCGATGAAGTCCATTGCGATGGCGCCGCCAGGCCAGCCCATGCGGCGCGGGGAATGCATGGTCACGTCCGACGGCCTGGAAGGCGGGGTGGTATATGCCTGGTCTTCGCTGCTGCGCGAGGCCTTGCTGGCCAAGGGTGTAGCGCTCGTGCACATCGATTTGCTGCCCGGGCGTGATCTGGCCTATGTGCAGCAAGAAGTGGGGCATCCACGTGGTTCGCGCTCCTGGTCCAGCCATTTGGGCAGCCGTCTGGGCCTGAAGGGCGTCAAGCTGAGCCTGCTGCGCGAATGTTTGCCCAAAGAAGAATTCGAACAGCCTGCCATGCTGGCTGCCGCCATCAAGCAATTGCCCGTGCGATTGCATGGCATGCGTCCGCTGGACGAGGCCATCAGTACAGCCGGGGGCGTCAGCTTCGATAGCCTGGACGGCAATCAAATGCTTCGTATTGCGCCTGGCGTATTTTGCGCGGGTGAAATGCTTGATTGGGAAGCCCCCACAGGCGGCTACCTGTTGACTGCCTGCTTTGCCAGCGGCCATGCGGCCGGGCTGGGCGCCCTGCGCTACCTGGGCCTGCGCAGCTGA